In Nicotiana tabacum cultivar K326 chromosome 17, ASM71507v2, whole genome shotgun sequence, one DNA window encodes the following:
- the LOC107826014 gene encoding uncharacterized protein LOC107826014 → MRNMASSASSKGIAAIVGVGPNLGRSIARKFAHEGYTVAILARDLGRLSRFADEIAREEKAQVFAIRIDCSDLRSVREAFEGVLSLGFVEVLVYNAYQPVSWNPTNFTDIRVEHFEKSIAVSSVGAFHCAQQVLPGMVERGRGTVLFSGCSASLNGIAGYSELCCGKFAMRALSQCLAREFQPLGIHVAHVIIHGNVGAPRGSMVSTSHNRLLVGEQQQQQPSVGRDGLMDPDALAQTYWHLHIQDRSAWTQEIDLHPSNPRYM, encoded by the exons ATGAGGAACATGGCGAGTTCTGCCTCATCCAAAGGCATCGCCGCTATTGTAGGCGTAGGGCCTAATCTTGGCCGTTCCATCGCTCGCAAGTTCGCCCATGAAGGCTATACAGTTGCTATACTTGCCCGTGACTTGG GTAGATTATCTAGATTTGCTGACGAGATAGCAAGAGAAGAAAAGGCACAGGTATTTGCTATCCGAATCGATTGCTCCGATTTACGAAGCGTAAGAGAAGCATTTGAGGGAGTTTTATCTCTTGGTTTTGTGGAAGTCTTGGTTTACAATGCATACCAGCCAGTTTCTTGGAACCCCACAAATTTTACAGACATTAGGGTCGAACATTTTGAAAAATCTATCGCCGTTTCCTCCGTCGGCGCCTTCCACTGCGCCCAACAG GTACTACCAGGAATGGTAGAAAGAGGAAGAGGGACGGTTCTCTTCAGTGGTTGCTCAGCTTCTCTTAATGGTATTGCCGGCTACTCTGAATTAT GCTGTGGAAAGTTTGCAATGAGAGCCTTATCGCAATGTCTAGCAAGAGAGTTTCAACCACTTGGAATACACGTGGCACATGTCATCATCCACGGCAACGTCGGCGCACCTCG GGGATCAATGGTATCGACTTCACATAATAGACTCTTGGTTGGtgaacaacagcaacaacaaccaagtGTAGGAAGGGACGGTTTGATGGATCCGGATGCGCTGGCGCAGACCTACTGGCACTTGCACATTCAAGACAGATCTGCTTGGACACAAGAGATCGATCTCCACCCCTCCAATCCAAGATACATGTAG